One stretch of Halichoerus grypus chromosome 8, mHalGry1.hap1.1, whole genome shotgun sequence DNA includes these proteins:
- the FBXO34 gene encoding F-box only protein 34 isoform X1, producing the protein MGFGASVGLRRAALGARSASAVGSEPGLPPPPPPPPPPHRGVQPRARPRPGQERRASVMHLKPYWKLQKKVRPLEISKETLRTPMSHQEAIDDEKCKASYVKPSVFPSPSLGKASSRKPFGILSPNVLCSMSGKSPIESSLNVKTKKNAPSATIHQGEEGQGPLDIWAVVKPGNTKEKIAFFAAHQCSNRIGSMKIKSSWDIDGRATKRRKKSGDLKKAKIQLERMREVNSRCYQPEPFACGIEHCSVHYVSDSGDGIYAGRPLSVIQMVAFLEQRASALLATCTKNCTNSPAVVRVPGQSRGVLPASEPFSAPGACEESTERGNPEVGEPQSEPVRVLDMVARLESECLKRQSQREPGSLSRNNSFRRNVGRVLLANGTQANEGKTNKGALEAPDTQVNPVGSVSVDCGPSRADRCSPKGNEAWDSAPRGCPPLPASVNFLTDSAKFEPDQHTAMKNGDRYDVEMTEELAGSPFPPHTCSQAIELPTDAVDCMSRELVPLTSQSPDQRRRGSLCISITVSKVEQGQPSSSEPCEDPLPGMLFFLPPGQHQSDCSQLSESTRGTSEASQLHDAAEGDNASEEERVPADAFVLPASPVESTLPVLETAGWKKQVSHDFLETRFKIQQLLEPQQYMAFLPHHLMVKIFRLLPTKSLVALKCTCCYFKFIIEYYNIRPADSRWVRDPRYREDPCKQCKKKYVKGDVSLCRWHPKPYCQALPYGPGYWMCCHRSQKGFPGCKLGLHDNHWVPACHTFNRAIHKKAKGTETEEEY; encoded by the coding sequence AGCCTCTGTTATGCACCTAAAGCCATATTGGAAACTCCAGAAGAAAGTGCGACCTCTGGAAATCAGCAAGGAAACTCTGAGAACTCCTATGAGCCACCAAGAAGCTATAGATGATGAGAAATGCAAAGCTAGCTACGTGAAACCAAGTGTCTTTCCTTCACCCTCTCTTGGTAAAGCATCATCTCGAAAGCCTTTTGGGATTCTTTCTCCAAATGTTCTGTGCAGCATGAGTGGGAAGAGTCCCATAGAGAGCAGCTTGAATGTTAAAACCAAGAAGAATGCACCATCTGCAACAATCCACCAGGGTGAAGAAGGGCAAGGGCCGCTTGATATCTGGGCTGTTGTGAAACCGGGAAATACCAAGGAGAAAATTGCATTCTTTGCAGCCCACCAGTGTAGCAATAGGATAGgatctatgaaaataaaaagctcctgGGATATTGATGGGAGAGCtactaaaagaaggaaaaaatcaggGGATCTTAAAAAAGCCAAAATACAGTTAGAAAGGATGAGGGAAGTCAACAGCAGGTGCTACCAGCCTGAGCCCTTTGCGTGTGGCATCGAGCACTGTTCTGTGCATTATGTGAGTGACAGTGGCGACGGCATCTATGCCGGGAGGCCTCTGTCGGTCATACAGATGGTCGCCTTCCTTGAGCAGAGAGCCAGTGCCCTGCTAGCTACTTGCACGAAAAACTGCACTAACTCACCTGCTGTGGTGAGGGTTCCTGGGCAGTCCCGAGGTGTGCTCCCAGCCTCCGAGCCCTTTTCTGCTCCCGGAGCTTGTGAAGAATCCACGGAAAGAGGAAATCCTGAGGTTGGGGAACCACAGAGTGAGCCAGTCCGTGTCCTTGACATGGTAGCCAGGCTGGAGTCTGAGTGCCTGAAGCGGCAGAGCCAGCGTGAGCCTGGGAGCCTCTCGAGGAATAACAGCTTCCGTCGGAATGTGGGCCGGGTGTTGCTTGCAAATGGCACTCAGGCTAatgaaggcaaaacaaacaaaggcGCCTTGGAGGCACCAGACACTCAGGTGAATCCTGTGGGGTCTGTATCTGTGGACTGTGGCCCCTCAAGAGCTGACCGTTGTTCTCCTAAGGGAAATGAGGCCTGGGACAGTGCTCCTCGGGGCTGTCCACCATTGCCAGCAAGTGTGAATTTCCTCACGGACAGTGCCAAATTTGAGCCAGATCAGCACACTGCTATGAAAAATGGTGATAGATATGATGTGGAAATGACAGAGGAACTTGCCGGGTCGCCTTTTCCTCCTCACACCTGCTCTCAAGCCATTGAATTGCCCACCGATGCTGTTGATTGTATGAGTAGAGAGCTCGTGCCGCTTACTAGCCAGAGTCCTGATCAGAGAAGAAGGGGATCTTTGTGCATTAGTATCACTGTGTCCAAGGTAGAGCAAGGCCAGCCTTCTAGTTCAGAGCCCTGCGAAGACCCACTTCCGGGGATGTTGTTTTTTTTGCCACCTGGTCAGCACCAGTCAGACTGTTCCCAGTTGAGTGAAAGCACAAGGGGGACTTCTGAGGCCAGCCAGCTTCACGATGCTGCGGAGGGTGACAATGCATCGGAGGAAGAAAGGGTTCCCGCTGATGCCTTTGTCCTGCCAGCATCTCCGGTGGAAAGTACATTACCGGTGCTGGAGACAGCCGGTTGGAAGAAGCAAGTGTCTCATGACTTTCTGGAGACCAGGTTTAAAATCCAGCAGCTTTTGGAGCCTCAGCAGTACATGGCGTTTCTGCCCCACCACCTCATGGTGAAAATCTTCAGGTTACTTCCCACCAAGAGCTTAGTGGCTCTCAAATGTACCTGCTGCTATTTCAAGTTTATCATTGAATACTACAACATCAGGCCGGCAGATTCCCGCTGGGTGCGAGATCCACGATACAGAGAGGACCCTTGCAAGCAGTGCAAGAAGAAATACGTGAAAGGGGATGTGTCCCTGTGCCGGTGGCACCCCAAGCCCTATTGCCAGGCATTGCCCTACGGGCCAGGATACTGGATGTGCTGCCACCGGTCTCAGAAGGGCTTCCCCGGCTGTAAGCTGGGGCTTCATGACAATCACTGGGTCCCTGCTTGCCACACCTTTAATCGGGCAATCCATAAGAAAGCAAAGGGGACCGAAACTGAAGAGGAATACTAA
- the FBXO34 gene encoding F-box only protein 34 isoform X2: MMKASVMHLKPYWKLQKKVRPLEISKETLRTPMSHQEAIDDEKCKASYVKPSVFPSPSLGKASSRKPFGILSPNVLCSMSGKSPIESSLNVKTKKNAPSATIHQGEEGQGPLDIWAVVKPGNTKEKIAFFAAHQCSNRIGSMKIKSSWDIDGRATKRRKKSGDLKKAKIQLERMREVNSRCYQPEPFACGIEHCSVHYVSDSGDGIYAGRPLSVIQMVAFLEQRASALLATCTKNCTNSPAVVRVPGQSRGVLPASEPFSAPGACEESTERGNPEVGEPQSEPVRVLDMVARLESECLKRQSQREPGSLSRNNSFRRNVGRVLLANGTQANEGKTNKGALEAPDTQVNPVGSVSVDCGPSRADRCSPKGNEAWDSAPRGCPPLPASVNFLTDSAKFEPDQHTAMKNGDRYDVEMTEELAGSPFPPHTCSQAIELPTDAVDCMSRELVPLTSQSPDQRRRGSLCISITVSKVEQGQPSSSEPCEDPLPGMLFFLPPGQHQSDCSQLSESTRGTSEASQLHDAAEGDNASEEERVPADAFVLPASPVESTLPVLETAGWKKQVSHDFLETRFKIQQLLEPQQYMAFLPHHLMVKIFRLLPTKSLVALKCTCCYFKFIIEYYNIRPADSRWVRDPRYREDPCKQCKKKYVKGDVSLCRWHPKPYCQALPYGPGYWMCCHRSQKGFPGCKLGLHDNHWVPACHTFNRAIHKKAKGTETEEEY; this comes from the coding sequence AGCCTCTGTTATGCACCTAAAGCCATATTGGAAACTCCAGAAGAAAGTGCGACCTCTGGAAATCAGCAAGGAAACTCTGAGAACTCCTATGAGCCACCAAGAAGCTATAGATGATGAGAAATGCAAAGCTAGCTACGTGAAACCAAGTGTCTTTCCTTCACCCTCTCTTGGTAAAGCATCATCTCGAAAGCCTTTTGGGATTCTTTCTCCAAATGTTCTGTGCAGCATGAGTGGGAAGAGTCCCATAGAGAGCAGCTTGAATGTTAAAACCAAGAAGAATGCACCATCTGCAACAATCCACCAGGGTGAAGAAGGGCAAGGGCCGCTTGATATCTGGGCTGTTGTGAAACCGGGAAATACCAAGGAGAAAATTGCATTCTTTGCAGCCCACCAGTGTAGCAATAGGATAGgatctatgaaaataaaaagctcctgGGATATTGATGGGAGAGCtactaaaagaaggaaaaaatcaggGGATCTTAAAAAAGCCAAAATACAGTTAGAAAGGATGAGGGAAGTCAACAGCAGGTGCTACCAGCCTGAGCCCTTTGCGTGTGGCATCGAGCACTGTTCTGTGCATTATGTGAGTGACAGTGGCGACGGCATCTATGCCGGGAGGCCTCTGTCGGTCATACAGATGGTCGCCTTCCTTGAGCAGAGAGCCAGTGCCCTGCTAGCTACTTGCACGAAAAACTGCACTAACTCACCTGCTGTGGTGAGGGTTCCTGGGCAGTCCCGAGGTGTGCTCCCAGCCTCCGAGCCCTTTTCTGCTCCCGGAGCTTGTGAAGAATCCACGGAAAGAGGAAATCCTGAGGTTGGGGAACCACAGAGTGAGCCAGTCCGTGTCCTTGACATGGTAGCCAGGCTGGAGTCTGAGTGCCTGAAGCGGCAGAGCCAGCGTGAGCCTGGGAGCCTCTCGAGGAATAACAGCTTCCGTCGGAATGTGGGCCGGGTGTTGCTTGCAAATGGCACTCAGGCTAatgaaggcaaaacaaacaaaggcGCCTTGGAGGCACCAGACACTCAGGTGAATCCTGTGGGGTCTGTATCTGTGGACTGTGGCCCCTCAAGAGCTGACCGTTGTTCTCCTAAGGGAAATGAGGCCTGGGACAGTGCTCCTCGGGGCTGTCCACCATTGCCAGCAAGTGTGAATTTCCTCACGGACAGTGCCAAATTTGAGCCAGATCAGCACACTGCTATGAAAAATGGTGATAGATATGATGTGGAAATGACAGAGGAACTTGCCGGGTCGCCTTTTCCTCCTCACACCTGCTCTCAAGCCATTGAATTGCCCACCGATGCTGTTGATTGTATGAGTAGAGAGCTCGTGCCGCTTACTAGCCAGAGTCCTGATCAGAGAAGAAGGGGATCTTTGTGCATTAGTATCACTGTGTCCAAGGTAGAGCAAGGCCAGCCTTCTAGTTCAGAGCCCTGCGAAGACCCACTTCCGGGGATGTTGTTTTTTTTGCCACCTGGTCAGCACCAGTCAGACTGTTCCCAGTTGAGTGAAAGCACAAGGGGGACTTCTGAGGCCAGCCAGCTTCACGATGCTGCGGAGGGTGACAATGCATCGGAGGAAGAAAGGGTTCCCGCTGATGCCTTTGTCCTGCCAGCATCTCCGGTGGAAAGTACATTACCGGTGCTGGAGACAGCCGGTTGGAAGAAGCAAGTGTCTCATGACTTTCTGGAGACCAGGTTTAAAATCCAGCAGCTTTTGGAGCCTCAGCAGTACATGGCGTTTCTGCCCCACCACCTCATGGTGAAAATCTTCAGGTTACTTCCCACCAAGAGCTTAGTGGCTCTCAAATGTACCTGCTGCTATTTCAAGTTTATCATTGAATACTACAACATCAGGCCGGCAGATTCCCGCTGGGTGCGAGATCCACGATACAGAGAGGACCCTTGCAAGCAGTGCAAGAAGAAATACGTGAAAGGGGATGTGTCCCTGTGCCGGTGGCACCCCAAGCCCTATTGCCAGGCATTGCCCTACGGGCCAGGATACTGGATGTGCTGCCACCGGTCTCAGAAGGGCTTCCCCGGCTGTAAGCTGGGGCTTCATGACAATCACTGGGTCCCTGCTTGCCACACCTTTAATCGGGCAATCCATAAGAAAGCAAAGGGGACCGAAACTGAAGAGGAATACTAA
- the FBXO34 gene encoding F-box only protein 34 isoform X3, translating to MHLKPYWKLQKKVRPLEISKETLRTPMSHQEAIDDEKCKASYVKPSVFPSPSLGKASSRKPFGILSPNVLCSMSGKSPIESSLNVKTKKNAPSATIHQGEEGQGPLDIWAVVKPGNTKEKIAFFAAHQCSNRIGSMKIKSSWDIDGRATKRRKKSGDLKKAKIQLERMREVNSRCYQPEPFACGIEHCSVHYVSDSGDGIYAGRPLSVIQMVAFLEQRASALLATCTKNCTNSPAVVRVPGQSRGVLPASEPFSAPGACEESTERGNPEVGEPQSEPVRVLDMVARLESECLKRQSQREPGSLSRNNSFRRNVGRVLLANGTQANEGKTNKGALEAPDTQVNPVGSVSVDCGPSRADRCSPKGNEAWDSAPRGCPPLPASVNFLTDSAKFEPDQHTAMKNGDRYDVEMTEELAGSPFPPHTCSQAIELPTDAVDCMSRELVPLTSQSPDQRRRGSLCISITVSKVEQGQPSSSEPCEDPLPGMLFFLPPGQHQSDCSQLSESTRGTSEASQLHDAAEGDNASEEERVPADAFVLPASPVESTLPVLETAGWKKQVSHDFLETRFKIQQLLEPQQYMAFLPHHLMVKIFRLLPTKSLVALKCTCCYFKFIIEYYNIRPADSRWVRDPRYREDPCKQCKKKYVKGDVSLCRWHPKPYCQALPYGPGYWMCCHRSQKGFPGCKLGLHDNHWVPACHTFNRAIHKKAKGTETEEEY from the coding sequence ATGCACCTAAAGCCATATTGGAAACTCCAGAAGAAAGTGCGACCTCTGGAAATCAGCAAGGAAACTCTGAGAACTCCTATGAGCCACCAAGAAGCTATAGATGATGAGAAATGCAAAGCTAGCTACGTGAAACCAAGTGTCTTTCCTTCACCCTCTCTTGGTAAAGCATCATCTCGAAAGCCTTTTGGGATTCTTTCTCCAAATGTTCTGTGCAGCATGAGTGGGAAGAGTCCCATAGAGAGCAGCTTGAATGTTAAAACCAAGAAGAATGCACCATCTGCAACAATCCACCAGGGTGAAGAAGGGCAAGGGCCGCTTGATATCTGGGCTGTTGTGAAACCGGGAAATACCAAGGAGAAAATTGCATTCTTTGCAGCCCACCAGTGTAGCAATAGGATAGgatctatgaaaataaaaagctcctgGGATATTGATGGGAGAGCtactaaaagaaggaaaaaatcaggGGATCTTAAAAAAGCCAAAATACAGTTAGAAAGGATGAGGGAAGTCAACAGCAGGTGCTACCAGCCTGAGCCCTTTGCGTGTGGCATCGAGCACTGTTCTGTGCATTATGTGAGTGACAGTGGCGACGGCATCTATGCCGGGAGGCCTCTGTCGGTCATACAGATGGTCGCCTTCCTTGAGCAGAGAGCCAGTGCCCTGCTAGCTACTTGCACGAAAAACTGCACTAACTCACCTGCTGTGGTGAGGGTTCCTGGGCAGTCCCGAGGTGTGCTCCCAGCCTCCGAGCCCTTTTCTGCTCCCGGAGCTTGTGAAGAATCCACGGAAAGAGGAAATCCTGAGGTTGGGGAACCACAGAGTGAGCCAGTCCGTGTCCTTGACATGGTAGCCAGGCTGGAGTCTGAGTGCCTGAAGCGGCAGAGCCAGCGTGAGCCTGGGAGCCTCTCGAGGAATAACAGCTTCCGTCGGAATGTGGGCCGGGTGTTGCTTGCAAATGGCACTCAGGCTAatgaaggcaaaacaaacaaaggcGCCTTGGAGGCACCAGACACTCAGGTGAATCCTGTGGGGTCTGTATCTGTGGACTGTGGCCCCTCAAGAGCTGACCGTTGTTCTCCTAAGGGAAATGAGGCCTGGGACAGTGCTCCTCGGGGCTGTCCACCATTGCCAGCAAGTGTGAATTTCCTCACGGACAGTGCCAAATTTGAGCCAGATCAGCACACTGCTATGAAAAATGGTGATAGATATGATGTGGAAATGACAGAGGAACTTGCCGGGTCGCCTTTTCCTCCTCACACCTGCTCTCAAGCCATTGAATTGCCCACCGATGCTGTTGATTGTATGAGTAGAGAGCTCGTGCCGCTTACTAGCCAGAGTCCTGATCAGAGAAGAAGGGGATCTTTGTGCATTAGTATCACTGTGTCCAAGGTAGAGCAAGGCCAGCCTTCTAGTTCAGAGCCCTGCGAAGACCCACTTCCGGGGATGTTGTTTTTTTTGCCACCTGGTCAGCACCAGTCAGACTGTTCCCAGTTGAGTGAAAGCACAAGGGGGACTTCTGAGGCCAGCCAGCTTCACGATGCTGCGGAGGGTGACAATGCATCGGAGGAAGAAAGGGTTCCCGCTGATGCCTTTGTCCTGCCAGCATCTCCGGTGGAAAGTACATTACCGGTGCTGGAGACAGCCGGTTGGAAGAAGCAAGTGTCTCATGACTTTCTGGAGACCAGGTTTAAAATCCAGCAGCTTTTGGAGCCTCAGCAGTACATGGCGTTTCTGCCCCACCACCTCATGGTGAAAATCTTCAGGTTACTTCCCACCAAGAGCTTAGTGGCTCTCAAATGTACCTGCTGCTATTTCAAGTTTATCATTGAATACTACAACATCAGGCCGGCAGATTCCCGCTGGGTGCGAGATCCACGATACAGAGAGGACCCTTGCAAGCAGTGCAAGAAGAAATACGTGAAAGGGGATGTGTCCCTGTGCCGGTGGCACCCCAAGCCCTATTGCCAGGCATTGCCCTACGGGCCAGGATACTGGATGTGCTGCCACCGGTCTCAGAAGGGCTTCCCCGGCTGTAAGCTGGGGCTTCATGACAATCACTGGGTCCCTGCTTGCCACACCTTTAATCGGGCAATCCATAAGAAAGCAAAGGGGACCGAAACTGAAGAGGAATACTAA